DNA from Flavobacteriales bacterium:
GATTGTAAATGAGCCATTTTCGTAGTGTGGCAAGGAACTTCCTAAAGCGATAGTTTGATGTGATTCACTCGTGACAATATCCAATAGTTCAGTGGTAAGAGTAGGCGATTGACGTTCTAAATTTTCATAGCTTTTTTTATCAATTTCCGTCCACTGTTTATTGCACACCCATCCCTCGTACTTGTCGTGAGCCAAACGAATTTTACTCCATTTAATGCGTTGGTCAAGAACTTTGAAATGCTCACCAAAGAGTATTTGGTTTACCATTTCGGCTTTATCCGATGCCTCTGCTCGAATAGGAACGATAGCTAATTCAGAAATTCCGTATTTCATCGTAAACAAAAGTAAAAAAAAAGCCCACTTTTAAAGTGAGCTTTTAAATTTATTAACGAAGGCAACTAAAATAATTCAACTACCATAGCTGAAGCACCTCCACCACCGTTGCAAATCCCGGCAGCACCTACCTTACCATTGTTGTGCTTTAAAACATGTAATAGGGTTACAATAATTCGGGCACCTGAACATCCAAGTGGATGACCTAAAGAGACCGCACCACCGTGCACATTTACTTTTGAAGCATCTAGACCTAACTTTTCAATATTAGCTAAGCCAACTACTGAAAAGGCTTCGTTTAGTTCGAAGAAATCCACATCGCCAGTATTTATATTGGCTTTTTCTAATGCAATTGGCAAAGCCTTTGCAGGTGCTGTTGTAAACCACTCTGCTTGGTGAGCAGCATCTGCATAACTTTTAATTTTAGCCAAAGGTTGTAATTTCAATTCCTTTGCTTTGTCGGCACTCATTAAAATTAAGGCAGCAGCACCGTCATTTAGAGTAGAAGCGTTGGCGGCTGTTACGGTGCCTTCTTTGTCAAATACTGGGCGAAGAGTAGGTATTTTTTCCATCTTCACATTTTTGTACTCTTCGTCTTCTGAAATGATTAAATCGTCGCCTCGCCTTTGCGCTACGGACACAGGAACTACTTCATCGCTGAATTTTCCCTCTGACCATGCTTTAGCACTTCTGTTGTACGATTCAATAGCAAAAGCGTCTTGTTGTTCTCTAGTGAATCTCATCTCTTTGGCACATAGCTCGGCACAGTTTCCCATGTGTACTTTGTTGTATACGTCAGTAAGACCGTCTTTCACCAAACCATCGACCAATTTCATATCGCCTAATTTCTGACCGTTTCTTCCTTTGGTGAAATAATGTGGTACAGCAGACATATTTTCCATACCTCCAGCAACGACTACATCATTATCTCCACACATTATGCTTTGTGCAGCTAACATAATTGACTTCATTCCAGAAGAACATACTTTATTGATGGTTGTGCAAGGAACATCTTGATTTAGTCCTGCACCCATTGCAGCTTGTTTGGCTGGGGCTTGTCCTAAATTAGCTTGCAAGACGTTGCCCATATAAACTTCATCTATTTCATCGGGATTAATTCCTGCTTTTTCAACTGCTCCTTTAATAGCGACGCTTCCAAGTTGAGTGGCAGAAACACTTGATAATGCTCCTCCAAAACTTCCCATTGGGGTTCTTACAGCTGATACGATTACTACTTCTTTCATTTTGCTTTTTTTATAATTGGATACTGCACGCGAAGTTAATGAAAAAGACCTATTATCGTGGCTTTGCAAACTTGTTATTTATTGGTATTTTAGTCGGCGATATGCGATTTAACTTCCCTTTTGATATTCGGAACAACTACTACAAAATTCAGAAAGTTGCCTTGTTTCTATTAGCTACTGTACTGATTGTATGGATGTTTCCAAACAGAGCATCTTTCAAGTATGAATTTCAGAAAGGAAAACCTTGGATGCATGAGAATTTAATTGCCCCTTATGACTTTCCAGTATACAAATCCAACGAACAGCTTTCTATTGAACAATTACAGGTTAGAAATAATCTGAAGCCTAC
Protein-coding regions in this window:
- a CDS encoding acetyl-CoA C-acyltransferase encodes the protein MKEVVIVSAVRTPMGSFGGALSSVSATQLGSVAIKGAVEKAGINPDEIDEVYMGNVLQANLGQAPAKQAAMGAGLNQDVPCTTINKVCSSGMKSIMLAAQSIMCGDNDVVVAGGMENMSAVPHYFTKGRNGQKLGDMKLVDGLVKDGLTDVYNKVHMGNCAELCAKEMRFTREQQDAFAIESYNRSAKAWSEGKFSDEVVPVSVAQRRGDDLIISEDEEYKNVKMEKIPTLRPVFDKEGTVTAANASTLNDGAAALILMSADKAKELKLQPLAKIKSYADAAHQAEWFTTAPAKALPIALEKANINTGDVDFFELNEAFSVVGLANIEKLGLDASKVNVHGGAVSLGHPLGCSGARIIVTLLHVLKHNNGKVGAAGICNGGGGASAMVVELF